DNA sequence from the Devosia lacusdianchii genome:
CCGATAACCTCTCCATCGGCGCCAATATCTTCCTCGGTCGCGAGCCGATGCGTCGGGCGTTTGGCTTCCTGCCGGTGCTCGATCGCAAGAAGATGGCTGACGCCGCCAAGTCCACCATGGCTTTGCTCGATTTCCACGTGAATCGGCTGGAGGCTCCGGTGAGCAACTTCTCGGGCGGTCAGCGGCAGGCCGTTGCCATCGGTCGCGCCGTCTATTGGGACGCGCAAATCCTCATCATGGACGAGCCCACCGCCGCCCTCGGCGTCCCCGAGCAACGCAAGGTCATCTCGCTGATCCACCAGCTCAAAGCTCAGGGCAGGGGGGTGATCTTCATCTCCCACAACCTGCAAGACATCTTCGCCGTCTCCGACCGCATCGTCGTCCTGAGGCGCGGCGTCCAAGCCGGCGAACGCAAGATCTCCGAAACAACCCACGATGAAGTGGTCAAGCTGATGGTGGGGGGCTGAACCAGTCCAGCCCGGATGTTCCAGGCTGTTTCCCTTCCCGCAGGGAAGAGAAATGAAGACGCACTCCGTCACGCCGAGGCGCGCAGCACCAATTCAGCGTTGAGCAGGATGTGATGCCCCTTCATCCGCGGGTCCTCGAACACGCGCGAACTATCCAGCTTGGACAGCAGCAGGTTGATGGCCAGCCGGCCCATTTCCGTGGTGTTCTGCGACACTGTCGTCAGAGGCGGCCAGATATATTCACTGAACGGCTGGTTGTCGTGCCCGGCTACGCGAAAGTCGCAATCCGGGCCAATGCCGATCTTGAGCCCGGCCTGGTTTAGCGCAGCCATGACGCCGAAGGCGATACGGTCATTGGCACAGAGGATGATCTTGCTGGGAAAGCCACCGCGCGCCAGGTTCCGGTTGGCCTGCTCGAACGCATGGCTTTCGAATTCCCAGGTTTCGGCCTTGTCGACGTCGATGAAAAGCGGCTCGAGCCCGCGGCGTTCCATGGTGGTTGCATAGGCAACGCGACGCTCATAGCCGTTGGTTGTAACCCAGGGCATGTCAAAATAGGCCGGCCGGTCGCCGAAGCGGGTCAGGTAATCGGTGATGAGGGTCATGCTCTGGGCATTGTTGGTGCCCACGAACGCTTCTTCTTCGTCAAACGGGGCGTCGATGAAGACAATGGGTATGTTGCCTGCCAGGGCTTTGATCTTATCGTGATGGGCGTTCTGCAAGCCGACCGGCGCCATGATGATGCCGGCAACGTTGAGCGCCGTCAGGCTCTCGATGGCTTCGGCTTCGAGCTCCGCTTTGCCGTCGGAGCTGAAGACGAAGGGCAGATAGCCGGCCGCGCTGGCCACCAGCTCGATCTGCCGTCGCAGGCCCATGAAAAACGGATCGAGTGAACTTGGGAAGATCAGGCCGATGATCTTGGAACGGCGGCGATTGAGATTGATGGCGAAAAGGTTGGGTCGGAACCCGGTCTCAGCGAGTCCTGCCTCGATTTTTTCGCGCACCTTGACGCGCACCGAGCCGGCATCTTGGAAATATTTGGAGACCGTAGGCCGCGACAGGCCAATGGCTTTGGCGAACTGCTCCATCGTCCTGATCCGTGCCATACGCGCTCTTCCCCAGCGCGGCGAACACGCCGACGCTATGCTCCTTGCTGCCACATGAATTTACATGCGGCAATTAGAATTTTGACACAGAAGATTTTCATTCTGCTGGGGTCGTGTGGGTCAGGTGCGTAAGTCGAGGTTGGACAGATCAAACTCCTCATGATGAGCCAGGGCGGCTGCACCGATCGCACATTCAAAGGCCCCGATCCTCGACACGGTCAGCAATGGCAGGCTCATCCCCGGCACCATGCGCCGCCTCAGCGGCCCGGTAATCCGCTCAACCACCGCATCGAGTACCGGCAGCATGGCCCCACCGAACACCACCTCATCGGGGTCGAAAATATTGGTGATATCGACCAGCCCTTCGGTCAAATGGCCTGCCAGAGTGGCTACTGCCCGCTCAGCATCGGGGTCACCCTTCGCCAGCCCCGCCGCTACCTGTTCCGGCAGTTGGGGATCGGTCGCCGCCTCATCGACATCCCGATTGGTCGCGTAGCGCTGCAGTGCCTTCAGGTTCACAAAGGTTTCCATGCATCCGCGCTGCCCGCAACTGCACAGCGGCCCGTCAGCCGCTATCCGCAAATGCCCGAACTCCGTGCCCAGCCCATTGCCCCCGCGCAGCAGTTTGTCATCGATGATGACAGCGCCACCGCAGCCAGTTCCGATCTTGAGGTAAACCACCACGCCGTGGTGCTGTCGTGGATCGGAATAAATGTGCCCAAACGCCGCCGCATTGGCGTTGTTCTCGACGTGGCAGGGCAGCTCGATCCGCGCCGCGATCAGCGCACTGAGGTTCACATCCTTCCACCCCAGAATTGGCAGGTTGATCACGTGCCCATCCCGCCGCACCAGCCCTGGCACGGTTACTCCAAGCGCCCTGATATTGTCGCGATAAGGGGGGCGCTGCCGTAACCCGGCGAGCTTGTCGGCTACCATCCCCACCACAGCTTCCGGCACCAGTCCTCGGTCGAACGGCATCTCGTCTGTCTCGGCCACACCTGCCGCCAGATCGAGCAGGGCAAAGCGCAGCACGCCCACCCCGATCTCCACGCCCAGAAAATAGGCTCCATTCGGCTCCAGCGCGATATCGATCCCCGGTCGCCCCACATCGCGCCGCTCAGCATTGCTTTCGCGCGCCTTCTCGCTGACCATGCCGCGCGCCAAAAGGTCGTCGATCATCCCGGTAATCGAGGCCCGCGTCAGCGACAGCCGCCGCGCCAGTTCCGCCCGCGGCACGGGCCCGCTGACCCGCAAAATCCCCAGCAGCCGCCGCTCATTAATGTGCCGCACCAGCGACTGATTGGCCATGTTTCCAGCTTCCGTGCCCGGCGAAAAATCACGTCAAGGTCTAGCCGCCGCATGTTGACAGCACAACTCCGCAGCCATTATGTTTCCTAAGTTAACAAATTATCGAGCCGCCCGGCAATGGCGTCTTCGACCAGCGGCGGGAGCACGTCGAATGCCCAAAAAGCAGGAGCGGTTGTTACGCGTGGGCGTATTGGGCTGCGGAGCCATCGCACAGGCGGCGCATTTCGAAAGCTGCACCAAGGCCGCCAATGCCGACCTCTACGCCATCTGCGACGTCGCCGACGATCTGCGCCACCGCATGGCGGCAACCCACGCCCCGCAAAAAGACTTCGCCGACTACGACGCCATGCTGGCCGATCCAGACCTAGAAGCCGTCATCATCGCCACCTCCGACGCCTTCCACGTCCCCGCCGCCATCAAGGCGCTCGAAGCCGGCAAGCACGTACTCTGCGAAAAGCCGCTGGCGACCAGCGTCGAGGAAGCTGAGAGCCTGCGAACCGCCGTCGCCACCAGTGGCAAGTTGGTTCAGGTCGGCCATATGAAGCGGTTCGATCCCGGCCTCGAAGCCGCGAAATCCTTCATCACCGATCGCATGGGCGAGATGGTGGCTCTCAAGGCCTGGTATTGCGACAGCACTCATCGCTACCCCATGACCGACGCCGTCCAACCTCTGATCGTCGCCAGCACCGCCGCCCGCAAGCCGCCCGAAAATCCCAAGGCCGATCTCGACCGCTATTACATGCTCGCCCATGGCAGTCATCTGGTCGACACGGCCCGCTATTTCGCCGGCGATATCGTCGCCGTCGATGCCCGCCTCTCCAACCGCGCCGGCATGCGCTGCTGGTTCGTCGATGTCGAATTCGCCAATGGTGTCCTTGGCCACCTCGATCTCACCGTCGCCGTCCGCATGGATTGGCACGAGGGCTTCCAGATCTATGGCCAGAACGGCTCCATCCTCGGCAAGACCTATAACCCCTGGTACTACAAGAGCAGCGAGGTCGACATCTTCGACGAAGCCACCGGCGCCAGTTCGCGCGTCCTTGGTGCTGACGGCCATTTCTATCGCCGGCAGCTCGAAGGCTTCGCCGCCGCCATCCTCGATGGCGCGCCGATGACCGGCGCCGATGTGGAAGACGGCATCGCCTCCGTCCGCGCCATGGTCGCCATTGCCCACTCGGCCCGAACCGGAAAACCCGTCCGCCTCGCCGACGTATCGGGCGCCCTCTGATGCGGCTCGGTATCTTCGCCAAGACCTTCCCCGGTAGCGATCCGGCCACCGTTCTCGCCCAGGCACAGGCTGCCGGCTTCGATGCGGTGCAATACAACATGGCCTGCTCCGGCCTGCCATCGCTGCCCGACACCATCAGCCCTGCCCAGGCGGCGGCTGTGCGCGACGCCGCGGCCCAGACGGGCCTCGCTATCGCCGCCGTTTCCGGCACCTACAACATGATCCACCCCGATCCGGCCGTTCGCGCCACCGGCCTCGTCCATCTCGAAGTGCTGGCCGCCGCAGCAGCCACCATGGGCAGCCGCCTCATCACCCTCTGCACCGGCACGCGCGATCCCGACGATCAATGGCGCGGCCACCCCGACAATACCTCGCCCGATGCCTGGAGCGACCTACTGGCCGAAATGGGCAAGGCCGTCGCTATCGCCGAGCGCTACGACATACGCCTGGGCATCGAGCCCGAACTCTCCAATGTCGTCGATTCCGCCGTCCGCGCCCGCCAATTGCTCGATACGATCGCCAGCCCCAGGCTCGCCATCGTGCTGGACCCGGCCAATCTCTTTGAGCATTCCAGCCTCGCCGAACAGCGCGATACCATCTCTCGCGCCATCGACCTCCTCGCCGACCGCAT
Encoded proteins:
- a CDS encoding ATP-binding cassette domain-containing protein — encoded protein: MNNQAEALLDVRNLSKNFGAVQALKDFSMVVRPGEVVALAGDNGAGKTTLIKAISGVYKPSSGEIRLRGEPVSFSTPQEAREKGIETIYQDLALADNLSIGANIFLGREPMRRAFGFLPVLDRKKMADAAKSTMALLDFHVNRLEAPVSNFSGGQRQAVAIGRAVYWDAQILIMDEPTAALGVPEQRKVISLIHQLKAQGRGVIFISHNLQDIFAVSDRIVVLRRGVQAGERKISETTHDEVVKLMVGG
- a CDS encoding LacI family DNA-binding transcriptional regulator — its product is MARIRTMEQFAKAIGLSRPTVSKYFQDAGSVRVKVREKIEAGLAETGFRPNLFAINLNRRRSKIIGLIFPSSLDPFFMGLRRQIELVASAAGYLPFVFSSDGKAELEAEAIESLTALNVAGIIMAPVGLQNAHHDKIKALAGNIPIVFIDAPFDEEEAFVGTNNAQSMTLITDYLTRFGDRPAYFDMPWVTTNGYERRVAYATTMERRGLEPLFIDVDKAETWEFESHAFEQANRNLARGGFPSKIILCANDRIAFGVMAALNQAGLKIGIGPDCDFRVAGHDNQPFSEYIWPPLTTVSQNTTEMGRLAINLLLSKLDSSRVFEDPRMKGHHILLNAELVLRASA
- a CDS encoding ROK family transcriptional regulator — translated: MANQSLVRHINERRLLGILRVSGPVPRAELARRLSLTRASITGMIDDLLARGMVSEKARESNAERRDVGRPGIDIALEPNGAYFLGVEIGVGVLRFALLDLAAGVAETDEMPFDRGLVPEAVVGMVADKLAGLRQRPPYRDNIRALGVTVPGLVRRDGHVINLPILGWKDVNLSALIAARIELPCHVENNANAAAFGHIYSDPRQHHGVVVYLKIGTGCGGAVIIDDKLLRGGNGLGTEFGHLRIAADGPLCSCGQRGCMETFVNLKALQRYATNRDVDEAATDPQLPEQVAAGLAKGDPDAERAVATLAGHLTEGLVDITNIFDPDEVVFGGAMLPVLDAVVERITGPLRRRMVPGMSLPLLTVSRIGAFECAIGAAALAHHEEFDLSNLDLRT
- a CDS encoding Gfo/Idh/MocA family protein produces the protein MPKKQERLLRVGVLGCGAIAQAAHFESCTKAANADLYAICDVADDLRHRMAATHAPQKDFADYDAMLADPDLEAVIIATSDAFHVPAAIKALEAGKHVLCEKPLATSVEEAESLRTAVATSGKLVQVGHMKRFDPGLEAAKSFITDRMGEMVALKAWYCDSTHRYPMTDAVQPLIVASTAARKPPENPKADLDRYYMLAHGSHLVDTARYFAGDIVAVDARLSNRAGMRCWFVDVEFANGVLGHLDLTVAVRMDWHEGFQIYGQNGSILGKTYNPWYYKSSEVDIFDEATGASSRVLGADGHFYRRQLEGFAAAILDGAPMTGADVEDGIASVRAMVAIAHSARTGKPVRLADVSGAL
- a CDS encoding sugar phosphate isomerase/epimerase family protein, giving the protein MRLGIFAKTFPGSDPATVLAQAQAAGFDAVQYNMACSGLPSLPDTISPAQAAAVRDAAAQTGLAIAAVSGTYNMIHPDPAVRATGLVHLEVLAAAAATMGSRLITLCTGTRDPDDQWRGHPDNTSPDAWSDLLAEMGKAVAIAERYDIRLGIEPELSNVVDSAVRARQLLDTIASPRLAIVLDPANLFEHSSLAEQRDTISRAIDLLADRIVMVHAKDRTVDGAFTAAGTGVLDYRHYIGRLRAIGFAGDVVTHGLTAAEAPAVARFLRQALQ